One Triticum dicoccoides isolate Atlit2015 ecotype Zavitan chromosome 5B, WEW_v2.0, whole genome shotgun sequence genomic window carries:
- the LOC119307180 gene encoding formin-like protein 5 isoform X1 — protein sequence MHGSVSCYEKLPSSGRAPMLPEEALSCSPARASCGFFARQGLAAASPHELAPRARRYNLRSSKPTTCCGSPELLMRRGKEVAMEQPRRLGARPASGPPPLRRPRAPPPRSVRPAAGSTSDQPYPPPRPPTKSRILRVVRSGGGRPRGAPIHPPPWSSPFLRAATSPSASIRPPRRPDHQPSGASCLSCGRSLYCVCELLASPGTELQSTGRIPQASRSNGCPSPPPACTYISSAPPPPSPTGARNLDS from the exons ATGCACGGCAGTGTGTCTTGCTACGAGAAGCTTCCGTCGTCCGGGCGCGCTCCGATGCTGCCGGAGGAGGCGCTGTCGTGCTCGCCTGCGCGCGCAAGCTGCGGGTTTTTTgcaaggcaggggctcgctgcTGCTAGCCCGCACGAGCTGGCTCCAAGGGCCAGGCGCTACAACTTGAGGAGCTCGAAGCCGACTACCTGTTGTGGCTCTCCGGAGTTACTCATGCGACGTG GGAAGGAAGTCGCCATGGAACAaccccgccgccttggagctcgccccgCCTCCGGCCCACCACCTCTCCGTCGGCCTCGTGCTCCTCCGCCTCGATCCGTCCGCCCCGCCGCTGGATCCACGTCGGATCAGCCGTATCCGCCGCCCAGACCACCAACCAAGAGTCGCATCTTGCGTGTCGTGCGGTCGGGAGGAGGACGACCGAGAGGAGCGCCCATTcatccgccgccttggagctcgcccttCCTTCGGGCCGCCACCTCCCCGTCGGCCTCGATCCGTCCGCCCCGCCGCCCAGACCACCAACCAAGCGGCGCCTCTTGCCTGTCCTGTGGTCGCAG TCTGTACTGCGTCTGTGAGTTGCTTGCTTCTCCCGGGACCGAGCTCCAATCGACCGGTCGGATCCCCCAGGCCAGCAGATCGAACGGCTGCCCTTCCCCGCCTCCGGCCTGCACATACATAagctcagcgccgccgcctccctctcctacCGGCGCGCGAAATCTAGATAGCTAG
- the LOC119307180 gene encoding 40S ribosomal protein S20-like isoform X2 → MATEPAYTLPIKSGKAGFEGSQDVLHRVRITLSSTSVKNIEKVCSELVKRAKEQPLRVRGPVRMPTKVLNITTRKSPCGEGTNTWDRFEMRVHKRVIDIISSPDIIKRITSITLEPGVEVEVTISQ, encoded by the exons ATGGCGACCGAGCCGGCGTACACGCTGCCGATAAAGTCCGGCAAGGCGGGCTTCGAGGGCTCGCAGGATGTGCTGCACAGGGTCCGCATCACCCTCTCCTCCACGAGCGTCAAGAACATCGAGAAGG TGTGCTCCGAGCTGGTGAAGCGCGCCAAGGAGCAGCCGCTCAGGGTCAGGGGGCCCGTCAGGATGCCCACCAAGGTGCTCAACATCACCACCAGGAAGTCCCCCTGTGGAGAAG GTACCAACACCTGGGATCGGTTTGAGATGCGGGTGCACAAGAGGGTGATCGACATCATCAGCTCCCCAGACATCATCAAGCGGATCACCTCCATCACCCTCGAGCCCGGCGTCGAGGTCGAGGTGACCATCAGCCAGTAG